DNA sequence from the Lagenorhynchus albirostris chromosome 13, mLagAlb1.1, whole genome shotgun sequence genome:
ATAATGTGATTACATTGATCACTGATCAGTGTGTATGATCTCATGCTCAATATCCTTAAGAAGTTActattatcctaattttacagatgaggaaactgaactctagagaggttaagtaatttacccaaagtcacacagcctctATGTGGTGAAGCCCAAATTCCAGCCCCAGTTTGATTCTAGAGCCATGGCTAGAAACAATCTAACATAGAAATATGTCTCATATCCATCACTCATTGGAGACCACACTTAAATTTTTGgtgtattttattaacttttttcattttcccatttaCGTAAGTTGTCATTTTTGAGGTTATTGATAACAGAAAAAGCAAATGTGAGGGCCTGTATGATGATTCTGAAATCGTCTACATTCTAAGGACTATGTTTTTATTTGAAGAAGGTAGTTTATCCTGGTTTATACTGACTTTTTATTGGTGGACTTAAAGAATCATGCCTGATGAGAAGAGCTTTTACTGCAGTTATTTGAAAGACGTCTGtagtcttctcccttctctcaaGACTTCTGGGACATGTGTTGGCTGCCTCTCTGACGTCTGTTTCTGATAAGTGAGTTTTAGTCTCTAACAACTCCTGGGAATTTTGTCGGCAGAGACCGGGTGAGATCATTTTGCTTTCCGCTGagtttcctttctctgtttttttggACTGTTCTGATGAGCATGACCCTGGAGCATTCAGTAATACCTCTGTTCTCTTAGGAACTGTTGGCCTACTCCCTGGTTTTATCTCTGTCTGCACAAAAACTCCATGTCgctggaaaggaaaacaaagttgaCATTAGCCAGGGCACACAAGTTGCTGGAAGATGCAGCTGTGACCTGAGTTCATGTATTAGCTCAAGTCCTGATTGAAGCAGGCATTTATTTCTCTGCCTCTTCATTGGCTGTCACCTTAGTTCGAAACTGAAGACGGAAGCATAATAATTATTGGTGAACCATTTAAACCAATTATGAACAAGGGTGCAccagaaaatgaacaggaagggaaaaacagaaagtcAAAGGAGCGGCATCTCATTATCTCCCattctcaatttttctgtcatttgaaTTGTATGAGACTATTCAtatccaatttcatttcttgctcTGCAGGTTGCTATGGATACGATAGAAACTGCAGTTCATAGACCTAAGGATTTATGATTGCATCATAAACGTCTATTACTTCCAACAACTAATAGTTGTTGtgaaatgttattattattagctatggtgaaatatgaaaacaaacatcTGTAGTTGGGAAAAAATCCAGCAATTGACTATTACATTACTGTTCAATTTATAAAACTTATATGCATCCCCctgccacacacatacataagcaTATCAAAAACTTTAGCAGGTTGCTTTGATATTATCTTAAGtgaatgattttaataatttgaacCAAATTCCAAAGACTGATCCAAAATTATGACATCATTGTTTAGTTTTGACTATGACATGTGGTTAAGATTTTATCCTCCTAATAACCATGTTAGTTTGTTTAAATCAACTTTGAGAAATATGATTATGACTTGAACGGCTTAGAGTTCTACCATAAATCTATCCCATCATAAAGTATTAAGTAATTGATTCTAAATACTGACTTACCTTTCCCCGGATAGGCTCACTGGGTGTTTTCCTGGCATCATATTGATGTGAAAAAGAGATGCGTTCTATAAAATTCTTTTGGGGTTCTGCTGATGCATCAGGAGAGGCAAGTGGAACTAAGGGGAGAAAAGAGATTTTGTGAAGTCAGGATAAAAGATTTGTATATGGAAATGTAATcagtatttataatatttttgctttatcAAAAATGTTAACGAAACGAAATTCTTTTAAGTATGAAAGGTTACCTAAACATAtctaaataatacaataatagatTCATCATTCTTTCTCCATGAAAAGAACCAAATCAAAACAACCAAATTAGCCCCACAGGTGGAATTgctagtaattttaaaaactaataataatgtaataatggCTTTAAAAGTCAACTGTTAGATCTGCTTCTTGCACATATGCCAACCAAAGTGTTAGGAAAAGCATAAGTACAATTTATTTGTCAACTTATTTTTACTACTGAAAAGGCTTTGAGAAATTTATGCGTAAGTTGCTCCCTGCTAGCACTGACAAATGAACTGGAAGATTCCAGGGCTACTGCACTTGAACacacaattcttttcatttcccaTTGACAAAGGCTCTGAAAATTTGTGAGAgtattaaattctttaaaaatcgcTTTTAAATAATCTTCCAATCTGTGTAATAGCTATATAGGGGTTCATTATATTGGTTTctctatgtttaaaaattttaaaaactcactttagttttgcttttagcACACTACGTTATGTAAGGAGTCAGAGTAACACCCAGTTTAGTGACATAAAATTCTgtcaaggaaaaaattaaaaatttctcccttttatagaaaaatatgtacataagATAATATGTACACCTACCATATCTATGGAGTGATAACAAGAAACTGATAACAGTGGTTGTTGCAGGGGGAGAGAATTAGCTGGCTGGAGGACAGAGGTGGAGAAGAGTGGATTCACTTTCACTCTTTTCCCTATTGTACCATTTGAATTTTGTACTGTATGCCTGtattaactattaaaaaataaaatttaaattggaaAAACCATGACTTTAAAATTAGGGAGAATATATAAGAGGAAAAATATGTTAGTAAAttcacatttattaagcattcatGAATTTAATTCAATATTCAGACATTGATATAAACTAATTTTACTAGCTAGAATGATTATTCCAATATTTATACATTACATAATGTGAGATGGCAGTCTTTTCTAGCTAGCAGGGAAAAATGCTAATTGATAACATTTCCTTGATTTCTAATTGAGATCAGATACTCAAAACTCATTTTCTACTTAATCATTACCTTTCTTTTAGGATTTGCTAGCACACAAAAGAGAGCAGGTGCCAAAGATTTAACATAAATTTGTGGACAACTATTACATTGAGAAATTCTAACCATAAGTTATATTTTTCCACCAAATCAGAAAAGACTGTCAGTTTTGGGGTGAACACCATGGTCTGGCTCACAGAATGTTAGTGTTTCCAGGAACATAGTCTGATAACTCTGAATAAAATGAGGCAGGTCTAAATTTAGGCATTAATCAGGTGGGGTTAATGGAGTATCCAAAGCATGGGCTTTGGGATAAGATAGACGGGCTTTGGGATAAGATAGACGGGCTTTGGGATAAGATAGACGTgctttcaaattccagctctactGCATTTCCTAGTTGTGTCactttggacaaatcacttaacttcaATGAGATTCAATTTCTTCtccctaaaatgggaataataataatttgctttcagagctgtgaggattaaagacaATGTTTATAAAGTCTCTAGAATGCTAGGTCAAATTAGAAAGGGACTTCTAAGTTAGGCAAGGGGCAAGCTCTTTTGCATCCTGACAAAAGGGAAACCATGGAAGAGGAGAAGCATGAATGTGATGAACTATCAAAATGCTGGGAGAAAACCAAAGGGTTTAGTAAACTGCTATGAAGGGTTGGTGGCAGCTTGGGCTGGAGGGTAGGGAGATCAGATGTAGACAGTAGAGAATAGGTTGGGAGAGCTTTTAAAATCTGCTCTTGACTTTCTCCCACATTGCTTTGGGAAGATCACTGTTTGCCTCAGGGCGGCAGAAACTGGCAGCAACCGTCTAGCCATGTGTTGTCAACTTAGTAACATTGGAGCAGCACAGAAATCCCTCCAGGGTAAGGAGCTGATGAAAATGGATGCATGCAGCCCCTTGGGCATTTCCTTCTCCAGCACTCCCAGAGCAATTGTCAGTGCTGGTGGATTAAAAACATCAAGAGATTGCCTTCTCTCGGTGATGCCTCTTTTTAGGAGTTTAAAGGGGAAAGGAGTGGAGCCCTGAGTAGAGGATTGGTCTCAAATAGGGACAACAAATGGAGATGGTCAAAACTGGTTTTGTCAGGCCTGACCCTCTCCAGCCTGACCTTCATCTTCTTTCCTTAAATTCATTGAGAGGTACACAAGCCAGACCCTGGTCTTTAGCCTTTGCCCACACAGGGCTGATAATTCCCCTTGGGGAATATGACCTAAGATAAACTAGAGAGACACTGTTAAAGAAAGACAATAAGATTTAAAACGTACACTATGTGAAGCAGAATTATTAGAACCTATGTACCAAGAATAAAATAAGCATAACAAATATACTCAAAGGTACAGGAGGTATTCTTAATATAAAGCAAGAATAAGAGGTcataaaaaagaatcatgtaaaatattagaaataaaaatataatagttgAAGTAGAAATGGTGAGATAAAAATAAGAGTTATGAACTAGAAAATCAGACTGAGAAGCTTTCCCAGAAGGAAtctggaaaggagaaagaaataaagatagaaaagCTAAGAGACATTGATAAAGATAGAAAAGCTAAGAGACATAGAAATACCAACACTAGAATCCAGGAAACctagaagaagaaacagagaaaaggaaatgtttaaagaaataaaaatgataaatacataAGAATTAAAGAAAGCCCAAAGACCTCAGATTGAAAGGGCTCACAGATTACCAAGCAGGTAGCAGGGCCAGGAG
Encoded proteins:
- the C13H2orf73 gene encoding uncharacterized protein C2orf73 homolog → MEGKEERQQQHEIEDAGILYVTEKKEETKHEKKPGKSIQHSKPCVGRGHVYYAKFINTNVRTYNEPVPYIDPKNEPDDQGDWWSHGKGLENPFQPPYDTKSTQRSDFKKPTCPFVSPVKYSKLQKPSYGIVPLASPDASAEPQKNFIERISFSHQYDARKTPSEPIRGKRHGVFVQTEIKPGSRPTVPKRTEVLLNAPGSCSSEQSKKTEKGNSAESKMISPGLCRQNSQELLETKTHLSETDVREAANTCPRSLERREKTTDVFQITAVKALLIRHDSLSPPIKSQYKPG